In the Scomber japonicus isolate fScoJap1 chromosome 18, fScoJap1.pri, whole genome shotgun sequence genome, one interval contains:
- the LOC128379321 gene encoding alpha-2,8-sialyltransferase 8F-like, protein MGEHNSDVSWIVILLCLGSLLTTVTWYWLDNDLEFYKPPRPKRGHGKLSDVCKGCREVIDKVKEGYSQTWKKQEENSLKFRSRLRKQCNGFDMAIITQENTPIGSELVYDADGKKTLQVTREIFKTFAKEHPFETKRLDTCALVGNGGILTDSRCGKSIDSAQFVMRCNLPPLKNGYEEYVGIKTDLVTANPSILMQKYGSLMNRRRPFVESLQIYGNALLVLPAFSYSFNTAVSLRAAYTIEDSDSPVRPVFFNPGYLRNLFVFWRNEGLKAGRLSTGFIMTSIALEICNNVELYGFWPFSNHPYDYYPLSNHYYDDMKVSFVHAMPAEFNILLQLHSEGVLKLHLGNC, encoded by the exons ATGGGGGAGCATAATTCAGATGTCTCTTGGATTGTCATCCTCCTCTGTTTGGGGAGCCTGCTGACCACTGTCACCTGGTACTGGCTCGACAA tgaCCTGGAATTTTATAAACCACCTCGTCCAAAGAGAGGTCACGGCAAGCTGAGTGATGTTTGTAAAGGCTGCAG ggaGGTCATCGACAAGGTAAAAGAGGGTTACTCTCAAACCTGGAAGAAGCAAGAGGAAAATTCCCTAAAATTTAG ATCTCGGCTGAGAAAGCAGTGCAATGGCTTCGACATGGCCATCATCACCCAGGAAAACACTCCGATTGGATCAGAGCTTGTGTATGACGCTGACGGGAAGAAGACTCTTCAGGTTACCCGGGAAATTTTCAAAACCTTTGCTAAG GAGCATCCTTTTGAGACTAAAAGATTGGACACATGTGCTCTTGTTGGCAACGGTGGTATCTTGACTGACAGCAGGTGTGGAAAGAGCATCGATTCAGCTCAGTTTGTTATGAG atgcAATCTACCGCCTTTGAAAAATGGTTATGAGGAATACGTGGGCATCAAGACTGATCTTGTGACAGCAAACCCGAGCATTCTCATGCAGAA GTATGGGTCTCTAATGAATCGTCGCCGTCCATTTGTGGAGAGTCTGCAAATCTACGGAAATGCTTTGcttgtccttcctgccttttccTATAGCTTCAATACTGCTGTGTCACTGCGGGCTGCTTACACAATTGAGGACTCTGATAGCCCAGTTCGTCCTGTCTTCTTCAACCCTGGGTACCTTCGCAATCTTTTCGTCTTCTGGAGAAACGAGGGCCTGAAAGCAGGACGTCTCAGCACTGGCTTTATCATGACTAGCATAGCACTAGAAATCTGTAACAATGTGGAACTGTATGGGTTCTGGCCTTTCAGTAATCACCCATATGATTATTATCCACTGTCTAATCACTACTATGATGACATGAAGGTTTCATTTGTCCACGCCATGCCTGCTGAGTTTAACATCTTGTTGCAGCTGCACAGTGAGGGTGTGCTCAAGCTTCATTTGGGAAATTGCTGA